The proteins below come from a single Agromyces flavus genomic window:
- a CDS encoding helix-turn-helix transcriptional regulator has protein sequence MLVTAAAHAALGDIRTADDLFDRSVALAAPSAAVRPFGILAPHELAGLIDRSAHARNDDGGATSSRALLDAVAARYPTRDAYSPESLSARERVVLSRLSGGATHHGIAFDLSVSPNTIKTQVRSIYRKLGVTTRDGAVQRARHLGLID, from the coding sequence ATGCTCGTCACCGCCGCCGCCCACGCGGCGCTCGGCGACATCCGCACCGCCGACGACCTCTTCGACCGGTCGGTGGCACTCGCTGCGCCGAGCGCCGCCGTTCGACCGTTCGGGATCCTGGCGCCTCACGAGCTCGCAGGGTTGATCGATCGGAGCGCCCACGCCCGGAACGACGATGGAGGCGCCACCTCCTCCAGGGCACTGCTCGACGCGGTCGCGGCCCGGTATCCGACCCGGGATGCATACTCGCCCGAGAGCCTCAGCGCGCGAGAGCGCGTCGTGCTCTCGCGACTGAGCGGTGGCGCCACCCACCATGGCATCGCGTTCGACCTCTCCGTGTCACCCAACACCATCAAGACCCAGGTCCGCAGCATCTACCGCAAGCTCGGCGTCACCACGCGCGACGGCGCGGTCCAGCGTGCGCGACACCTCGGGCTGATCGACTGA